From the genome of Candidatus Deferrimicrobium borealis:
CATCGACGAGTAGGCGATCGCCTTGTACCCGAAGATCGGCTTGCGGGAGAAGACCGGGATCACCTCGGAGACGATCCCCATCGCCGGGAGGATCATCACGTAGACCACGGGGTGCGAGTAGAACCAGAAGAAGTGCTGGAAGAGGACCGGGTCGCCCCCCTTGGTCGGATCGAAGAACCCCACCCCGAAGATGCGCTCGGCGGCCAGCAGCAGGAACGTCACCCCGACCACCGGGGTGGCGACCACCTGGATGATGCTGGTGGCGTACATCCCCCAGATGAACAGGGGGAGCCGGTGCCACGTCATCCCGGGGGCGCGCAGCTTGTGGATCGTGACGATGAAGTTGAGCCCCGTGAGGATCGACGACATCCCGATGAGGAAGATCCCGAGGGAGAGGGTCGTCACCGCGGCGGCGGATTTCGCCGAGTACGGCGTGTAGAAGGTCCATCCCGTGTCCATCGGCGCCACCAGCGACCCGATGATCACGAGGAACCCGGCGGCGAAGACCCAGTAGCTCGCGAGGTTCAGGCGGGGGAAGGCGACGTCGCGGGCCCCGATGTGGAGAGGGATGAGGAAGTTCCCCAATCCGGAGGGGATCGCCGGGATGACGAAGAGAAAGATCATCATCGCGCCGTGAAGGGTGAAAAAGACGTTGTACGCGTGGTTGCTGAAATAGCGCGCCTGCGGGGAGAGCAGCTCCAGCCGGAGCAGCAGGGCGAAGACGCCGCCGATCAGGAAGAAGACGGTCGTCGTCCAGAGGTACATCGCGCCGATCCGCTTGTGGTCGAGGGTGAACGCCCAGGACCGCCACCCGCGATCCGCCAGGTACCCCCTGCCGTTCCCTTCCGCTTCCGGACGTCCGACACCGGTCATCTTCCTCACCGCCTCACTTCAACGTCTTCAGATACTCGAC
Proteins encoded in this window:
- the ctaD gene encoding cytochrome c oxidase subunit I, which translates into the protein MTGVGRPEAEGNGRGYLADRGWRSWAFTLDHKRIGAMYLWTTTVFFLIGGVFALLLRLELLSPQARYFSNHAYNVFFTLHGAMMIFLFVIPAIPSGLGNFLIPLHIGARDVAFPRLNLASYWVFAAGFLVIIGSLVAPMDTGWTFYTPYSAKSAAAVTTLSLGIFLIGMSSILTGLNFIVTIHKLRAPGMTWHRLPLFIWGMYATSIIQVVATPVVGVTFLLLAAERIFGVGFFDPTKGGDPVLFQHFFWFYSHPVVYVMILPAMGIVSEVIPVFSRKPIFGYKAIAYSSMAIAFIGFLVWGHHMFTSGMSPLANKIFSFLTFFVAVPTAVKVFNWIATLYRGSITFESPMLYALTFIFLFIVGGLTGPFLGAMATNVQLHDTYFVVAHFHYTMMGGTVMGFFAGLHYWFPKMTGKMVNEKVARAAWALIFVGFNVTFFTMFIAGTRGMPRRYAEYLPKFQVENTISSIGSAVLAAGILVMCWNFLQGLRKGAAAPANPWRALSLEWKAASPPETENFHEIPVVTEWPYGYGTPKA